One window of the Anoplolepis gracilipes chromosome 9, ASM4749672v1, whole genome shotgun sequence genome contains the following:
- the LOC140669715 gene encoding probable RNA-binding protein 46, with translation MMIDDDVDLSDECQRTMRLLELLQRTQYELVQVNGQRRLMAPEVAGGKRQRGKGAEIFLGRLPRDCYEDELMPVLEQVGRLLELRLMLDFSGSTRGYAFASYEAPRFAREACARLDGYEIRPGHRIGVVKSMDNCRLFFGGVPKNKTKPEFMEELTKMLDDITDIYLYPSAHDRSLNRGFIFVEFKDHRAAAMARRKLIPGKVTLWDHEIAVDWADPEPGEPVDEDLMERVTTLFVRNLALDVSQQNVRGIFHRHTNVPILKLKKINHFAFIHYENRQAAQIVMDIMQKPGSIIEKQGWEISWAKPIGAKNLERQQHIREAVTNSQSTSKLQKTETSSSKQAWNKKRCFKTETAPNDDVYLVQMKVLQNFVKERFSATCSFDCVPTPDASRYIGTVIIHKNQTILFDFQGTPMASKHKALSVVCVKIYQYLTSTLPNSALQPFDQQCIQSEINVNPAVGMPMVGIQK, from the exons ATGATGATTGACGACGACGTCGATCTCTCCGACGAATGTCAACGCACTATGCGACTCCTGGAATTGCTGCAACGCACGCAGTACGAGCTTGTGCAG GTGAACGGGCAGCGACGACTGATGGCACCGGAAGTGGCCGGGGGTAAGCGACAGCGCGGCAAGGGTGCCGAGATATTCCTGGGCCGATTGCCGCGCGACTGCTACGAGGACGAGTTGATGCCGGTGCTGGAACAGGTGGGCCGGCTCCTAGAGCTGCGACTGATGTTGGACTTCTCCGGGTCGACCCGCGGCTACGCGTTTGCTTCGTACGAGGCTCCGCGATTCGCCCGCGAGGCGTGCGCTCGTCTCGACGGTTACGAGATCCGTCCTGGACACCGTATCGGCGTGGTCAAGTCCATGGACAACTGCCGGCTCTTCTTCGGCGGCGTGCCCAAGAACAAGACCAAGCCGGAGTTCATGGAGGAGCTGACCAAAATGCTGGACGACATCACGGATATCTATCTCTACCCGAGCGCCCACGATCGCAGCCTCAATCGTGGCTTCATCTTCGTCGAATTCAAAGATCATCGGGCGGCCGCGATGGCACGTCGCAAGCTAATACCTGGTAAAGTGACGCTGTGGGATCATGAGATCGCCGTGGACTGGGCGGATCCAGAGCCTGGCGAACCGGTCGACGAGGACCTCATGGAAAGG GTTACGACTCTATTCGTAAGAAACCTTGCGCTCGATGTATCACAGCAAAATGTGAGGGGAATATTTCACAGGCACACGAATGTGCCAATATTGAAACTGAAGAAGATCAATCACTTTGCTTTCATTCATTACGAGAATCGTCAAGCTGCGCAGATCGTAATGGACATAATGCAGA AACCGGGTAGTATCATCGAAAAGCAAGGCTGGGAGATTTCTTGGGCAAAACCGATCGGAGCGAAGAATTTGGAAAGACAACAACATATTCGAGAAGCGGTAACTAATTCGCAATCCACATCCAAACTTCAAAAGACCGAAACATCAAGCTCAAAACAGGCCTGGAATAAAAAACGCTGCTTCAAAACAGAAACAGCGCCCAATGACGATGTTTACTTGGTGCAGATGAAGGTTCTGCAAAATTTCGTCAAGGAAAGATTCAGTGCGACATGCAGTTTCGATTGTGTACCAACGCCAGATGCTTCTAGATATATCGGTACA gtaattattcataaaaatcaGACAATTTTGTTTGATTTTCAAGGGACACCTATGGCGTCGAAACATAAAGCCTTGAGCGTGGtatgtgttaaaatatatcagtaTTTGACAAGCACGCTCCCGAATTCTG cGCTGCAACCATTCGATCAGCAATGCATCCAATCAGAAATAAACGTTAATCCTGCAGTTGGTATGCCGATGGTTGGCATTCAGAAATAA
- the LOC140669617 gene encoding lachesin isoform X2, whose translation MAYGLPYGMASQNVALCVFIAAFLHVTLGQTPPKSEVLPEFLALLENHTVTQGRDVFFTCVVNHLQSYKVAWIKSDSRAILAIHTHMVAHNPRLSVTHNGHNTWKLHVTNVQPNDSGTYMCQVNTDPMRSQIGYMTVVIPPDIMDLDDTSLTTKENGDLLLRCRATGRPKPVVTWRREDGRNITLRNEHQGVQRIEKYEGEQLHLKSIQRQEMGSYLCIASNGVPPTVSKRYYVNVRFKPLIKVTNQLVVAPVDSDVLLQCYVESSPKPLNTWYRNGVKLLKDEKHDISEVIINDYAYQLNLTIRQLDKSDIAPYTCSAENAFGKAEASIRLQELLIVKPTITSPRNPEVIEKHALRKQAEKKKYGSDLTPKNVGHTTPIYRRNSSSSSPNIANKSRNSVFPAPAPAHSAPTQLNIQNGIRSSRGSRFCHIGLAVVVLIILN comes from the exons ATGGCGTATGGCTTACCCTATGGCATGGCATCGCAGAACGTCGCACTGTGCGTCTTTATCGCCGCATTTCTCCACGTCACTCTCG GTCAAACACCGCCCAAATCCGAGGTCCTGCCCGAATTTCTGGCACTCTTGGAGAATCACACGGTCACTCAAGGTCGCGACGTCTTCTTCACCTGCGTCGTTAATCATCTTCAGTCTTACAAG GTCGCCTGGATAAAGTCGGATTCGCGTGCGATTTTGGCCATTCACACGCATATGGTAGCACACAATCCACGTTTGTCCGTCACTCACAACGGCCATAACACATGGAAGCTGCACGTGACTAACGTTCAACCGAACGACTCCGGCACGTACATGTGTCAAGTTAATACGGATCCTATGAGGAGCCAG ATCGGTTACATGACAGTGGTAATACCGCCTGATATTATGGATCTGGACGACACTTCCCTGACCACTAAGGAGAATGGTGATCTGCTATTACGATGTCGAGCGACCGGCAGACCAAAACCTGTGGTGACCTGGCGTCGAGAGGACGGTCGGAACATTACCCTGAGGAACGAGCATCAAGGAGTTCAACGAA taGAAAAATACGAGGGCGAGCAGCTTCATTTGAAGAGCATTCAACGGCAAGAGATGGGATCTTATCTGTGTATCGCGTCAAACGGAGTGCCACCAACGGTCAGCAAGAGATATTACGTCAACGTCCGTT TCAAACCGCTGATTAAAGTCACAAACCAGTTAGTGGTGGCGCCCGTCGACAGCGATGTCCTTCTTCAATGTTACGTGGAGTCTTCGCCGAAGCCTCTGAACACGTGGTACAGAAATG GAGTCAAATTATTAAAGGACGAAAAACATGACATATCAGAAGTAATCATCAACGATTATGCATATCAGCTAAATCTCACTATCAGGCAATTAGATAAATCTGATATCGCCCCTTATACGTGCTCCGCTGAAAATGCCTTTGGGAAAGCGGAAGCATCTATAAGATTGCAAG AGCTGCTGATAGTCAAACCAACGATAACTTCCCCGCGCAATCCCGAAGTCATCGAGAAGCACGCCTTGCGGAAACAAGCAGAGAAGAAGAAGTACGGATCTGACCTGACTCCGAAGAACGTGGGCCATACCACGCCGATATATAGGAGAAACTCGTCGAGTTCCTCGCCGAATATCGCGAACAAGTCGAGAAATTCTGTGTTTCCGGCACCAGCTCCGGCGCATTCGGCACCGACGCAACTGAACATTCAGAATGGCATTAGGTCGTCACGTGGTTCGCGATTTTGTCACATCGGCCTCGCCGTGGTTGtcctgataattttaaattga
- the LOC140669617 gene encoding lachesin isoform X1, whose product MAYGLPYGMASQNVALCVFIAAFLHVTLGQTPPKSEVLPEFLALLENHTVTQGRDVFFTCVVNHLQSYKVAWIKSDSRAILAIHTHMVAHNPRLSVTHNGHNTWKLHVTNVQPNDSGTYMCQVNTDPMRSQIGYMTVVIPPDIMDLDDTSLTTKENGDLLLRCRATGRPKPVVTWRREDGRNITLRNEHQGVQRIEKYEGEQLHLKSIQRQEMGSYLCIASNGVPPTVSKRYYVNVRFKPLIKVTNQLVVAPVDSDVLLQCYVESSPKPLNTWYRNELFLTTTLGVKLLKDEKHDISEVIINDYAYQLNLTIRQLDKSDIAPYTCSAENAFGKAEASIRLQELLIVKPTITSPRNPEVIEKHALRKQAEKKKYGSDLTPKNVGHTTPIYRRNSSSSSPNIANKSRNSVFPAPAPAHSAPTQLNIQNGIRSSRGSRFCHIGLAVVVLIILN is encoded by the exons ATGGCGTATGGCTTACCCTATGGCATGGCATCGCAGAACGTCGCACTGTGCGTCTTTATCGCCGCATTTCTCCACGTCACTCTCG GTCAAACACCGCCCAAATCCGAGGTCCTGCCCGAATTTCTGGCACTCTTGGAGAATCACACGGTCACTCAAGGTCGCGACGTCTTCTTCACCTGCGTCGTTAATCATCTTCAGTCTTACAAG GTCGCCTGGATAAAGTCGGATTCGCGTGCGATTTTGGCCATTCACACGCATATGGTAGCACACAATCCACGTTTGTCCGTCACTCACAACGGCCATAACACATGGAAGCTGCACGTGACTAACGTTCAACCGAACGACTCCGGCACGTACATGTGTCAAGTTAATACGGATCCTATGAGGAGCCAG ATCGGTTACATGACAGTGGTAATACCGCCTGATATTATGGATCTGGACGACACTTCCCTGACCACTAAGGAGAATGGTGATCTGCTATTACGATGTCGAGCGACCGGCAGACCAAAACCTGTGGTGACCTGGCGTCGAGAGGACGGTCGGAACATTACCCTGAGGAACGAGCATCAAGGAGTTCAACGAA taGAAAAATACGAGGGCGAGCAGCTTCATTTGAAGAGCATTCAACGGCAAGAGATGGGATCTTATCTGTGTATCGCGTCAAACGGAGTGCCACCAACGGTCAGCAAGAGATATTACGTCAACGTCCGTT TCAAACCGCTGATTAAAGTCACAAACCAGTTAGTGGTGGCGCCCGTCGACAGCGATGTCCTTCTTCAATGTTACGTGGAGTCTTCGCCGAAGCCTCTGAACACGTGGTACAGAAATG AATTATTTCTGACCACCACTTTAGGAGTCAAATTATTAAAGGACGAAAAACATGACATATCAGAAGTAATCATCAACGATTATGCATATCAGCTAAATCTCACTATCAGGCAATTAGATAAATCTGATATCGCCCCTTATACGTGCTCCGCTGAAAATGCCTTTGGGAAAGCGGAAGCATCTATAAGATTGCAAG AGCTGCTGATAGTCAAACCAACGATAACTTCCCCGCGCAATCCCGAAGTCATCGAGAAGCACGCCTTGCGGAAACAAGCAGAGAAGAAGAAGTACGGATCTGACCTGACTCCGAAGAACGTGGGCCATACCACGCCGATATATAGGAGAAACTCGTCGAGTTCCTCGCCGAATATCGCGAACAAGTCGAGAAATTCTGTGTTTCCGGCACCAGCTCCGGCGCATTCGGCACCGACGCAACTGAACATTCAGAATGGCATTAGGTCGTCACGTGGTTCGCGATTTTGTCACATCGGCCTCGCCGTGGTTGtcctgataattttaaattga
- the LOC140669324 gene encoding uncharacterized protein yields MKRLLLICLFHMLFKTSLSTEASPCVKITHERTNDVGFRCTQLTTLQKYLDQARTNTTIITVFDSNISNVPGHSFARFGATLVTLDLHESGIQTCDAEAFVGLTKLKKLMLWGNKLTFVPRDWFANMYSLQTLDLSFNIIQGIDYAIFQMLPNLKNFYFDYNQLSYIDYNMFAYLGNLQRVKFSKNPWSWPYRARLTWQLENQKVDASDVWEDWNWMNVVIKDCVESGRGELPSDKVLDCAVEKLLTFTYETFSAQERSSMAGCNEQAKILVRCMRPTSTNTTGDTDYETVRRILEDYSTILSLMERALSPFSFNR; encoded by the exons ATGAAgcgtttgttattaatttgtcTTTTTCACATGCTCTTTAAAACGAGTTTGTCGACGGAAGCATCGCCGTGTGTGAAAATTACACATGAGCGAACAAATGATGTCGGCTTTCGATGCACTCAATTGACAACGctgcaaaaatatttggaCCAAGCGAGGACCAATACGACGATTATCACTGTTTTTGATTCTAATATATCCAATGTACCTGG GCATAGTTTCGCGAGATTCGGAGCGACCCTTGTGACTTTAGACCTGCACGAATCGGGCATACAAACATGTGATGCTGAAGCATTTGTGGGCCTCACGAAGTTAAAGAAACTAATGCTCTGGGGCAATAAACTGACGTTTGTGCCGAGAGATTGGTTCGCGAATATGTACTCCTTGCAGACCCTGGATCTGTCGTTCAACATTATCCAGGGAATCGATTATGCGATCTTTCAGATGCTCCCCaatttgaaaaacttttacTTCGACTACAACCAACTTAGTTATATCGACTACAATATGTTCGCTTATCTCGGTAATTTGCAGAGAGTGAAATTCAGCAAGAATCCGTGGAGCTGGCC GTATCGCGCTCGTTTGACATGGCAACTGGAGAACCAGAAGGTCGATGCATCGGACGTATGGGAAGATTGGAACTGGATGAACGTCGTCATCAAAGATTGCGTCGAGAGTGGCCGTGGGGAGTTGCCCAGCGACAAAGTGCTCGACTGTGCCGTGGAGAAGTTGCTTACATTCACGTACGAAACGTTCAGCGCGCAGGAGAGAAGCAGCATGGCTGGATGTAATGAGCAGGCAAAGATATTAGTACGCTGCATGAGACCAACGTCGACCAACACCACCGGTGATACAGATTATGAAACAGTACGAAGGATTCTTGAGGATTACTCTACGATTTTGTCTCTAATGGAAAGAGCGCTGAGCCCCTTCTCGTTCAACCGGTAA
- the LOC140669320 gene encoding uncharacterized protein — protein sequence MSEPTVPEQESEIRPAGAEDLSCDSSDPHPVMRDPVAESRKRKREEYEMQLFGFHSRAVYATFKSIVMKTIQSKCRKLCEALEGHKQYSENQVNLKMNEEQLKKAYYAASLPHLKNIKNIVNKFITVPDNVLADEDKLQRIQYTEAEFVDMRKKLEQFQERAKQATVLNAALKEELQLTQQCLIHVDNIDRLTQITENGVAEIKMAHPNIRNKIHQLIEDYKQFNSCFNDGVPISQKTLYNTIDDLKCIDYDMDTI from the exons ATGAGCGAGCCAACTGTCCCCGAACAAGAGTCGGAAATTCGGCCCGCGGGTGCGGAGGATCTCTCGTGCGACTCGTCCGATCCTCATCCCGTCATGAGGGACCCCGTCGCCGAGTCGCGGAAACGCAAACGCGAGGAATACGAGATGCAGCTGTTCGGCTTCCATTCTCGAGCCGTGTACGCGACTT TCAAGAGTATCGTAATGAAAACTATACAGTCCAAATGCAGAAAATTATGCGAAGCTTTGGAAGGTCATAAACAATATTCTGAAAACCAAGTCAACCTAAAAATGAATGAAGAACAACTTAAAAAAGCATACTACGCAGCTTCCTTACCTCATTTGAAGAATATAAAg AATATCGTGAACAAATTCATTACTGTACCCGACAATGTTTTGGCAGATGAGGATAAACTTCAGAGAATACAGTATACAGAAGCAGAGTTTGTAGATATGCGTAAGAAACTGGAGCAATTTCAAGAAAGAGCaaaacaa GCAACTGTATTGAATGCAGCATTGAAGGAGGAATTACAACTGACACAGCAATGTTTGATACATGTGGATAATATAGACAGGCTAACTCAAATCACTGAAAATGGCGTTGCCGAGATAAAAATGGCGCACCCAAATATCAGGAACAAAATTCATCAATTGATCGAGGATTACAAACAATTTAACTCGTGCTTCAACGATGGAGTACCCATATCGCAAAAAACGCTCTATAATACGATTGATGATCTGAAATGTATAGATTACGACATGGATACCATATGA
- the LOC140669617 gene encoding lachesin isoform X3, whose amino-acid sequence MVAHNPRLSVTHNGHNTWKLHVTNVQPNDSGTYMCQVNTDPMRSQIGYMTVVIPPDIMDLDDTSLTTKENGDLLLRCRATGRPKPVVTWRREDGRNITLRNEHQGVQRIEKYEGEQLHLKSIQRQEMGSYLCIASNGVPPTVSKRYYVNVRFKPLIKVTNQLVVAPVDSDVLLQCYVESSPKPLNTWYRNELFLTTTLGVKLLKDEKHDISEVIINDYAYQLNLTIRQLDKSDIAPYTCSAENAFGKAEASIRLQELLIVKPTITSPRNPEVIEKHALRKQAEKKKYGSDLTPKNVGHTTPIYRRNSSSSSPNIANKSRNSVFPAPAPAHSAPTQLNIQNGIRSSRGSRFCHIGLAVVVLIILN is encoded by the exons ATGGTAGCACACAATCCACGTTTGTCCGTCACTCACAACGGCCATAACACATGGAAGCTGCACGTGACTAACGTTCAACCGAACGACTCCGGCACGTACATGTGTCAAGTTAATACGGATCCTATGAGGAGCCAG ATCGGTTACATGACAGTGGTAATACCGCCTGATATTATGGATCTGGACGACACTTCCCTGACCACTAAGGAGAATGGTGATCTGCTATTACGATGTCGAGCGACCGGCAGACCAAAACCTGTGGTGACCTGGCGTCGAGAGGACGGTCGGAACATTACCCTGAGGAACGAGCATCAAGGAGTTCAACGAA taGAAAAATACGAGGGCGAGCAGCTTCATTTGAAGAGCATTCAACGGCAAGAGATGGGATCTTATCTGTGTATCGCGTCAAACGGAGTGCCACCAACGGTCAGCAAGAGATATTACGTCAACGTCCGTT TCAAACCGCTGATTAAAGTCACAAACCAGTTAGTGGTGGCGCCCGTCGACAGCGATGTCCTTCTTCAATGTTACGTGGAGTCTTCGCCGAAGCCTCTGAACACGTGGTACAGAAATG AATTATTTCTGACCACCACTTTAGGAGTCAAATTATTAAAGGACGAAAAACATGACATATCAGAAGTAATCATCAACGATTATGCATATCAGCTAAATCTCACTATCAGGCAATTAGATAAATCTGATATCGCCCCTTATACGTGCTCCGCTGAAAATGCCTTTGGGAAAGCGGAAGCATCTATAAGATTGCAAG AGCTGCTGATAGTCAAACCAACGATAACTTCCCCGCGCAATCCCGAAGTCATCGAGAAGCACGCCTTGCGGAAACAAGCAGAGAAGAAGAAGTACGGATCTGACCTGACTCCGAAGAACGTGGGCCATACCACGCCGATATATAGGAGAAACTCGTCGAGTTCCTCGCCGAATATCGCGAACAAGTCGAGAAATTCTGTGTTTCCGGCACCAGCTCCGGCGCATTCGGCACCGACGCAACTGAACATTCAGAATGGCATTAGGTCGTCACGTGGTTCGCGATTTTGTCACATCGGCCTCGCCGTGGTTGtcctgataattttaaattga